DNA from Triticum aestivum cultivar Chinese Spring chromosome 7D, IWGSC CS RefSeq v2.1, whole genome shotgun sequence:
ACCTTATAGtgatcttggcatgatcatgtgcATAATTTTATTTTGGACACCGTAATAGGAAATTGCATATTGCGGTTATTTTTCATAGCCCATGGACTAGATGcactccacacacacacactaccaagACAAACTGGAAAATATCTGGCTCACACGGCCGTGCAGATATAACTTAACCCAATTTTATCTAGCCTCTCCGTGCCATCTTCGCCTTTATTGTCTTGTTGCTTATGATCGTCGGCGCACCAAATTGACAACCCGATCCACGAAACCAGCGTCACTGTTCGCCCATTAATTCCACGCAGCATGACGGGATAGAACGTTAGACAACGGCCCTGGAGCTAAACATCAAGAGAAGGAACCTGGATAGCATTCTCAAAGGAAATAGAGAAACCACAGCATGAGCAAACCTTGCTGGCGTCTGCTGCTGCTGTTGGCGAGTTGTTGTTGCTTGCTCCTGCTGGCAGTGCGGGCAGTGTCTGTAGTAGCTGCCGGTGTTGTATTGTTCCGGCGGATAGATAACACTTACAATTTAATTAGACAAAGGTGAGTGCAAAATACCAAGAAAAGAAGCAGAATCTCAAAGGAAGGAGAGAAGCCCACATATGAGCAAACCTTGCTGTTGGATTCGTCGTCGCAGAGGTTGGAT
Protein-coding regions in this window:
- the LOC123164351 gene encoding uncharacterized protein → METRKGWNYDEEYLNPQKGLVDRGWAMLRGWGKTVAKLPDNRCQRHPMWNGDTTTGINPTSATTNPTASVIYPPEQYNTGSYYRHCPHCQQEQATTTRQQQQQTPASDAGFVDRVVNLVRRRS